One Bacteroidales bacterium DNA window includes the following coding sequences:
- a CDS encoding cytochrome-c peroxidase codes for MIFLALFFLFSCSETNNPEPYSPTSYQIEIPYGFPTNLNVPEDNPMTVEGIELGRMLFYDGRLNGRTHPDSLMSCATCHRQENSFEVGLPRPHPFGITGQATHHAMLPLINLVWNMGNYGWNGSVGSIEADVTGVIYDPSEFDSTPEKVVNTIKSIDGYPELFQKAFGTNEVTADGIAKAIAQFVRTLISANSKFDRYMRGEYQLSPEELRGFVLFTTEEGADCFHCHGGFGNPLFTTNLFYNNGKDTEFNDPSDRYSITGNPADKGAYKATTLRNIELTGPYMHDGRFATLDEVIEFYSHHVQNSPYIDPLMHHVANGGIQLTPNEKTDLMAFIKALKDETFLTNPDFGKPDNLPGL; via the coding sequence ATGATATTTTTGGCCCTCTTTTTTCTCTTCTCCTGCTCCGAAACGAACAATCCGGAGCCTTACTCTCCGACATCTTACCAAATTGAAATCCCTTATGGTTTTCCAACCAATCTGAATGTTCCTGAAGATAACCCCATGACAGTTGAGGGCATCGAACTTGGAAGAATGTTGTTCTATGATGGCCGTCTGAATGGCCGCACCCATCCAGATTCGCTGATGAGTTGCGCTACGTGCCATAGGCAGGAAAACAGTTTTGAAGTGGGTCTCCCCCGGCCTCATCCTTTCGGGATTACAGGACAAGCCACTCATCACGCCATGTTGCCACTGATTAATCTGGTGTGGAACATGGGAAATTATGGATGGAATGGGAGTGTCGGCTCCATTGAAGCTGATGTAACCGGCGTAATTTATGATCCTTCAGAATTTGACTCAACTCCTGAAAAGGTTGTAAACACAATAAAAAGTATTGACGGCTATCCGGAGCTTTTTCAAAAAGCCTTCGGAACCAACGAAGTAACAGCTGACGGTATCGCAAAAGCGATAGCTCAATTTGTCAGGACATTGATTTCGGCCAACTCGAAATTTGACCGGTACATGCGCGGTGAGTACCAGCTTAGTCCTGAAGAACTACGCGGCTTTGTGCTGTTCACAACCGAGGAGGGCGCTGACTGCTTTCATTGTCATGGCGGGTTTGGCAATCCATTGTTTACAACAAATCTTTTTTACAACAATGGCAAAGACACCGAATTTAATGATCCGTCCGACCGTTACAGCATCACGGGTAACCCTGCTGATAAAGGGGCTTATAAGGCTACAACCCTGCGAAACATCGAACTGACCGGCCCTTATATGCATGATGGCCGTTTTGCAACCCTCGATGAAGTGATTGAATTTTACTCCCACCACGTTCAAAATTCACCCTACATTGACCCGCTCATGCACCATGTAGCCAACGGCGGTATTCAACTTACCCCAAATGAAAAAACCGACCTGATGGCATTTATCAAAGCTCTGAAAGATGAAACGTTTTTGACCAACCCTGATTTTGGTAAACCCGATAATTTGCCGGGACTTTAA
- a CDS encoding ATP-binding cassette domain-containing protein, whose translation MITVSNLGIQFGKRVLFQDVNMKFTSGNCYGIIGANGAGKSTFLKMLTGEIENTRGTVTFGPNERLSVLRQNHSEFNDFTVLNTVLMGHSKLWKVMNEKDALYAKLDFDENDGHKVSELEEKFAEMDGWNAESDAANLLSGLGIKELLHHKLLKDLSGKEKVKVLLAQALFGKPDNLLLDEPTNDLDLDTVNWLENYLAEFDNTVLVVSHDRHFLDSICTHIVDIDFNRIQQFPGNYTFWYESSQLALRQQLAQNKKAEDRKKELLEFIARFSANASKSKQTTSRKKMIEKLNIEEIRPSTRKYPGIIFTPEREPGNNILEVKGLTKSLNGTLLFKNLSFTLQKDDKIVFLSKDTRAMTILFEILKGHVQPDSGTFEWGQTILKAYLPLEYEHLFQTDMSLADWLGQFSTDTSELYLRGFLGKMLFSGEEIYKKANVLSGGEKVRCMIARMMIRNANVMLLDSPTNHLDLESIQAFNNTLIKFKGNILMSSHDHAFIQTVCNRVIEIGPKGMIDKLMNYDDYISNDKLKEQRAELYF comes from the coding sequence ATGATTACAGTTTCTAACCTGGGTATCCAATTCGGAAAACGGGTATTGTTTCAGGATGTAAATATGAAGTTTACCTCCGGCAACTGCTACGGCATAATAGGCGCCAACGGTGCAGGAAAATCCACCTTCCTGAAAATGCTTACCGGCGAAATTGAAAATACCAGGGGAACTGTAACCTTTGGGCCAAATGAGCGATTGTCAGTACTCCGGCAGAACCACTCCGAATTTAATGATTTCACCGTGCTTAACACTGTACTGATGGGGCATTCAAAGCTTTGGAAAGTGATGAATGAAAAGGATGCTTTGTATGCCAAATTGGACTTTGACGAAAACGATGGCCACAAGGTCTCGGAACTGGAAGAGAAATTTGCCGAAATGGATGGATGGAATGCCGAGAGTGACGCAGCTAATTTACTCAGCGGATTGGGGATTAAAGAACTGCTTCATCACAAATTGTTGAAAGATTTGAGCGGCAAAGAAAAAGTGAAAGTGCTGCTGGCACAGGCACTTTTTGGTAAACCCGACAACCTGCTGCTCGATGAACCTACCAACGACCTTGACCTTGACACCGTTAACTGGCTCGAAAACTATCTGGCCGAGTTCGACAATACAGTGCTGGTTGTTTCCCACGACAGGCACTTTCTCGATTCAATCTGCACCCATATTGTGGATATCGACTTTAACCGCATTCAACAATTCCCCGGTAATTATACTTTTTGGTATGAATCGAGTCAATTGGCACTCAGGCAACAACTGGCACAAAACAAAAAGGCAGAAGACCGTAAAAAAGAATTGCTCGAGTTCATCGCCCGTTTCAGTGCCAACGCTTCAAAATCAAAACAAACGACCAGCCGTAAAAAGATGATCGAGAAGCTGAACATCGAAGAAATCAGACCCTCAACCCGCAAGTATCCCGGTATCATTTTTACCCCTGAGCGCGAACCGGGAAATAATATTCTCGAAGTAAAAGGGCTTACTAAAAGTTTGAATGGCACTTTGCTATTTAAAAACCTGAGTTTTACGCTGCAGAAAGATGATAAAATTGTGTTCCTCTCAAAGGATACCCGCGCCATGACTATCCTGTTTGAAATCCTCAAAGGCCATGTTCAACCCGACAGTGGAACTTTTGAGTGGGGACAAACAATATTGAAAGCTTATCTCCCGCTGGAATACGAACACCTTTTCCAGACAGACATGAGCCTGGCTGACTGGTTAGGGCAATTCTCTACGGATACTTCCGAACTGTACCTCAGGGGTTTTTTGGGGAAAATGTTGTTTTCGGGTGAAGAAATCTACAAGAAAGCAAATGTGCTTTCGGGCGGAGAAAAAGTGCGTTGTATGATTGCACGGATGATGATCCGTAATGCCAACGTGATGCTGCTTGATTCGCCCACAAACCACCTCGACCTTGAATCCATCCAGGCTTTCAACAACACCCTCATTAAATTCAAAGGTAACATCCTGATGTCTTCGCACGATCATGCTTTCATTCAGACAGTCTGCAACCGTGTGATCGAAATCGGCCCAAAAGGAATGATTGATAAGCTGATGAATTATGATGATTACATCAGCAATGACAAACTAAAGGAACAACGGGCTGAATTGTACTTTTAG
- a CDS encoding NAD-dependent epimerase/dehydratase family protein, which produces MQTILGAGGNIGNELAKSLTKFTTDIRLVSRNPKKVNNTDQIMAADLTDPNQVDKAVEGSEVVYVTIAFDYKAKIWKETWPPLMKAVIQSCKKHKAKLVFFDNMYMYDCNHLSTMTEETPVRPTSEKGEVRRQVAAMVMDEVNNGNLTALIARAPDFISPTNSILTQSVYGNLKKGKKADWFADADKIHNFIYWVDAAKATALLGNTPDAYGQVWHLPSIKDKLTGKQWVELVAKALNDEPKIAVLPVWMMSIVGLFIPIIREFREMAYQYDRDYYFDSSKFEKRFGYQAFTAEEAIRELIRYMEKK; this is translated from the coding sequence ATGCAAACAATCCTTGGCGCCGGTGGAAATATCGGCAATGAACTGGCAAAATCCCTGACGAAATTTACAACAGACATTCGCCTGGTAAGCCGCAACCCGAAAAAAGTCAACAACACCGATCAAATTATGGCTGCTGACCTCACTGACCCCAATCAGGTTGATAAGGCTGTCGAAGGATCGGAGGTGGTTTATGTAACCATTGCTTTCGATTACAAAGCCAAAATCTGGAAAGAAACATGGCCACCGCTGATGAAAGCCGTAATTCAAAGTTGTAAAAAGCATAAGGCAAAGCTGGTTTTCTTCGACAACATGTATATGTATGATTGCAATCATTTATCAACGATGACCGAAGAAACCCCGGTCAGACCAACAAGCGAAAAAGGCGAAGTCCGTCGGCAGGTGGCGGCGATGGTAATGGATGAGGTTAATAATGGAAATCTTACCGCATTGATTGCCAGGGCGCCCGATTTTATTTCACCCACAAACAGCATACTAACCCAGAGCGTTTATGGAAATCTGAAAAAAGGAAAAAAAGCTGACTGGTTTGCTGATGCAGATAAAATCCATAACTTCATTTACTGGGTGGATGCAGCCAAAGCTACAGCATTACTCGGAAACACCCCGGATGCATATGGCCAGGTGTGGCATTTGCCATCAATCAAAGACAAACTTACTGGTAAACAATGGGTTGAACTTGTTGCCAAAGCGCTGAATGACGAACCTAAAATTGCAGTGCTTCCGGTCTGGATGATGAGCATTGTTGGACTATTTATTCCGATCATCAGGGAATTCAGGGAAATGGCTTACCAGTACGATCGGGATTATTATTTCGACAGCAGCAAGTTTGAGAAAAGATTCGGTTACCAGGCTTTTACTGCAGAAGAAGCGATCAGAGAACTCATCCGGTACATGGAGAAAAAGTAA
- a CDS encoding DUF2490 domain-containing protein, with product MGERVKMYRWLMLMIFMIYGLNGFVQDRFRAGILPKINVSAKISGDLKLTGNIESRNLLYDNPGNGEGKFDYKIQVVDAAVYLSLKTHLNHSLTGGYLYRSREDQIFHRFIQQYSIVNNLDAFRLGHRFASDQTLDPDGNWEIRARYRITAEKPLSGDNVDPKEFYFKASNEYLGEFENNETGLEIRLVALIGYEVDKQNKVEIGPDFRMSDITYNGINQVLWFTLSWYFRVN from the coding sequence ATGGGAGAAAGGGTTAAGATGTACAGATGGCTCATGCTTATGATCTTCATGATTTATGGTTTGAATGGTTTTGTACAGGATCGGTTCAGAGCAGGAATTCTCCCAAAAATCAATGTATCAGCGAAGATATCCGGTGATCTTAAGTTGACCGGAAATATAGAATCACGAAATCTTTTGTATGATAATCCGGGCAACGGAGAAGGTAAATTTGATTACAAGATTCAGGTTGTTGATGCCGCGGTATATTTGTCCCTCAAAACCCATTTAAATCATTCCCTCACTGGAGGATATCTTTACCGGAGCCGCGAAGACCAAATCTTCCACAGGTTTATTCAACAATATTCGATCGTCAATAATTTAGATGCATTCCGGTTGGGACATCGGTTTGCTTCAGACCAGACCTTAGATCCGGATGGCAACTGGGAAATCCGTGCCCGTTACCGGATTACAGCCGAAAAACCACTTTCGGGCGATAATGTTGACCCCAAAGAGTTTTACTTTAAAGCAAGCAACGAATATCTTGGTGAATTCGAAAACAATGAAACCGGCCTTGAAATAAGACTGGTGGCGCTGATAGGCTATGAAGTTGATAAACAAAACAAGGTTGAAATCGGACCTGATTTTCGCATGTCGGATATTACTTATAATGGTATTAACCAAGTGCTTTGGTTCACCTTGAGCTGGTACTTCAGGGTCAATTGA
- a CDS encoding TonB-dependent receptor yields MDMFKKKFWFLLILISIHGISTAQQLHQTVKGRVVDSESGISLPGATVVLNGTDPLIGSSTDQDGYFQIEKVPVGRYDIVVRFVGYEPLWLREIVVGSAKEVIINAGLKESIQQMDVVEIVAGQDKDKPLNSMATVSARQISVEEARRYAGSVDDPAQLVQSFAGVAGGLNGNAIIVRGNASKGILWQMEGVQIANPNHYANVISFGGGAFTALSAQLLANSDFYTGAWPAEYGNGLSGVFDIRMRTGNNEKYEHAVQLGTLGIDIASEGPFSKVSQSSYLFNYRFSTFVFIAPLLPDDAAGNRFQDLSFKLNFPLKKGGVLSWWGIGAWDISGLEPNDPDDRQYAQDLQELLNRQYMGATGLNYRKVLGNSAYINSSLSVTGNGLEWIQDQLDGNNVLQQDQYIVNDQVKIAFSTYVNKKLSAKHTLRSGVTVSNLFYRVDIREAETLGAPLQQISKSDGNSYLLQGYAQSNYAFSNQLTLNAGAYLQHFTLNGSLTFEPRIGLNYQFLPQHSIGLGISNHSMMEMLQVYFITREDEGITMFPNNDLKPGRANHLVFAYKWNINEFTHFTAEPYYQQLYNIPVIDSSSFSMINLEMDWFIDEMLINNGKGDNFGIDLTLEQFMRRGFYYLVTGSLFQSTYEGGDGIRRDSRFNKGYVLNLLAGKEWNVGKMNKNQLSLNGRFVMMGGDKISPVDEAASHQARDIIYDERQAFSDQKPDNFHLHLGFNYRKNKPKFASIWSVQLVNIIGSDEFYGYKYNLKTNQIEEDKERLLFPQISYKIEF; encoded by the coding sequence ATGGACATGTTTAAAAAGAAGTTTTGGTTTTTACTGATCCTTATTTCAATTCATGGGATCAGCACAGCGCAGCAATTACATCAAACTGTGAAAGGTCGGGTGGTTGACAGCGAGTCCGGAATTTCACTGCCGGGAGCTACCGTAGTTCTGAATGGCACAGACCCGCTGATCGGGTCTTCCACTGATCAGGACGGATATTTCCAGATTGAGAAAGTTCCGGTTGGGCGTTATGACATAGTGGTGCGATTCGTCGGTTATGAGCCGCTTTGGTTGCGGGAGATTGTTGTAGGGTCGGCGAAAGAAGTGATTATCAATGCCGGTTTGAAGGAATCCATACAGCAGATGGATGTTGTGGAAATTGTAGCCGGACAGGACAAAGACAAGCCACTGAATTCGATGGCTACGGTAAGTGCGCGGCAAATCAGTGTTGAAGAAGCGCGCCGGTATGCCGGCAGCGTGGATGACCCGGCCCAACTTGTGCAGTCGTTTGCAGGAGTAGCCGGCGGGTTGAATGGCAACGCCATCATCGTCAGGGGAAATGCCTCCAAAGGAATTTTGTGGCAGATGGAAGGAGTGCAAATTGCCAATCCTAATCACTATGCCAATGTCATTTCATTTGGGGGTGGGGCGTTTACTGCTTTAAGTGCGCAACTGTTGGCCAACTCGGACTTCTACACCGGCGCCTGGCCGGCAGAATATGGCAATGGTCTTTCGGGGGTTTTCGATATCAGGATGAGAACCGGTAACAATGAAAAATACGAACATGCTGTTCAACTGGGGACCCTTGGTATTGACATCGCTTCTGAAGGGCCTTTTTCAAAAGTTTCGCAGTCTTCCTATCTGTTCAATTATCGCTTCTCCACTTTCGTTTTCATTGCCCCATTGCTCCCTGATGACGCTGCAGGCAACCGCTTCCAGGATTTGTCGTTCAAGCTGAATTTTCCTCTTAAAAAAGGCGGCGTCCTCTCATGGTGGGGAATCGGCGCATGGGATATTTCAGGACTTGAACCCAATGATCCGGACGACAGGCAGTATGCCCAGGATTTACAGGAACTTTTAAACCGGCAATATATGGGAGCAACCGGCCTGAATTACCGGAAAGTTTTGGGTAACTCGGCCTACATCAACAGTTCACTTTCGGTTACAGGAAACGGTCTTGAATGGATTCAGGATCAGTTGGATGGAAATAATGTCCTGCAGCAAGACCAATACATTGTCAATGATCAGGTTAAAATTGCCTTTTCAACTTATGTCAACAAAAAGCTGAGTGCCAAACACACGTTGCGAAGCGGCGTTACAGTAAGCAATCTCTTTTACCGGGTGGATATCCGGGAAGCAGAAACACTGGGAGCTCCATTACAGCAAATCTCCAAAAGCGATGGAAATAGTTACCTGTTACAGGGTTATGCGCAATCAAATTATGCCTTCAGCAACCAACTGACCTTGAACGCAGGCGCCTATCTCCAGCACTTTACCCTGAACGGATCGCTCACCTTTGAACCGAGGATTGGCCTGAATTACCAGTTTTTACCCCAACATTCCATTGGTCTGGGCATCAGCAATCACAGCATGATGGAAATGCTTCAGGTCTATTTTATTACCCGTGAAGATGAAGGTATAACTATGTTTCCAAACAACGACCTGAAACCCGGCCGTGCGAATCACCTGGTGTTTGCCTACAAATGGAACATCAACGAATTTACCCATTTCACGGCTGAACCCTACTATCAGCAATTGTACAACATACCGGTCATTGACAGTTCTTCATTTTCGATGATCAACCTCGAAATGGACTGGTTCATTGATGAAATGCTCATCAACAACGGAAAAGGGGATAATTTCGGGATTGACCTGACGCTGGAACAATTTATGCGTCGTGGCTTTTATTACCTGGTTACCGGCTCGCTGTTTCAGTCAACATACGAAGGCGGAGATGGCATCCGCAGGGATTCGCGGTTTAACAAAGGCTATGTGCTGAACCTGCTGGCCGGAAAAGAATGGAATGTAGGGAAAATGAATAAAAATCAGTTGAGTCTCAATGGCAGGTTCGTGATGATGGGCGGCGATAAAATTAGTCCGGTGGATGAAGCTGCATCACACCAGGCCAGAGATATCATTTACGACGAAAGGCAGGCATTTTCCGACCAAAAACCGGATAACTTCCACCTCCATCTTGGATTCAATTACCGCAAAAACAAGCCGAAATTTGCAAGTATCTGGTCGGTGCAATTGGTCAATATTATCGGAAGTGACGAGTTTTACGGATACAAATACAACCTGAAAACCAATCAGATTGAGGAGGATAAGGAAAGATTGCTTTTCCCTCAAATTTCTTACAAGATTGAATTCTGA
- a CDS encoding helix-turn-helix transcriptional regulator: protein MNERLAKALKKYDQIFKAQHFDESELDYSIMEQQAPFFDMLDKIDNSIITVFDLFKRKHIYISPKFETFLGYSVSTAHETGTDYFNQMIHPEDFILLTEAGVYFMEMGLNLPAEKIREYKLITSFRMKKADGALIRVLEQQSLLEFDKRGNFWLALSVLDFSPEQDLESPAQSRLLNFKTGELYHFPPKNFIANDELLTNREKEVLALLSKGFISKQIADKLFISVNTVNTHRQRIIEKLDVANTAEAINYSLKIGLI, encoded by the coding sequence ATGAATGAACGTTTAGCCAAAGCTCTAAAAAAGTACGATCAAATATTTAAGGCTCAGCATTTTGATGAGTCGGAACTGGATTATTCTATCATGGAGCAGCAGGCGCCGTTTTTTGACATGCTCGACAAGATTGACAACAGCATCATCACCGTATTTGATCTCTTTAAACGCAAGCATATTTATATTTCGCCGAAGTTTGAAACTTTTTTGGGTTACAGTGTTTCCACTGCCCACGAAACCGGAACTGATTACTTCAACCAAATGATCCATCCCGAGGATTTTATCTTGCTCACCGAAGCAGGTGTTTACTTCATGGAAATGGGGTTAAACTTACCGGCAGAAAAAATCAGGGAGTATAAGCTCATTACTTCATTCAGAATGAAAAAGGCTGATGGCGCTTTAATCCGTGTCCTCGAGCAGCAAAGCCTGCTGGAGTTTGATAAACGGGGAAATTTTTGGCTAGCGCTGAGTGTTTTGGATTTTTCGCCTGAACAGGATTTGGAATCACCGGCACAATCGCGGCTATTGAACTTTAAAACCGGCGAGTTGTATCATTTCCCTCCGAAAAATTTCATTGCAAACGACGAACTGCTCACCAACAGGGAAAAAGAGGTACTCGCATTGCTCTCGAAGGGATTTATCAGCAAGCAGATTGCCGACAAACTTTTCATCAGCGTAAACACCGTAAATACCCACCGTCAGCGAATCATCGAAAAGCTTGATGTAGCCAACACTGCCGAGGCCATCAATTACAGTCTGAAAATAGGATTGATTTAA
- a CDS encoding CotH kinase family protein, with amino-acid sequence MKKLQLIVLFFWFIATNGFSQEFYNINVINTIEIEFEEENWNQILHQLVANGLEERLVGLAIINGVSYDSVGVRYKGNSSYSPNRVKNPLNIKLDYIIDDQKLDGYGTLKLSNGFKDPSLVRETLGYEIVRKYLPASLSNYANVYINGLHLGLYTSNQDVDNFFMHTHLGVSDKARIKGEMSGPNQGVWKYLGADSAIYATQYQLESDYGWLKLVNFIDTLNNHNEHVENLLNVDRLLWMLAYDILLVNLDAPVNMPQNYYLFEDLAGRFNIIPWDLNETFGVFASVAGGQPLNLYQLQTLDPFFNINNINYPIINKILNNQRYKRSYIAHMKTILEELFASGWYLQRALEIQAIIDQAVQNDPNKLYTYEQFLNNIHNTVGGGPPPNQMPVPGITQVMETRIQFLNNHQWFQAIAPEITNIEYSPELINAGDEIWIKAQVESATLVELAYRSENSPVFQRAPMFDDGNHNDGLAGDGIFGVSVIAGYTEIIYFIFAENSVAASFSPERAEYEFYKIPVLSGLVINEFMADNVSIVTDQDGDYDDWIELFNNGTETLNLEGYFLSDKLDQPDKWAFPDTTISPGGFLIVWADEDLEQVGLHADFKLSKSGESILLSNPELEAVDVLTFGQQQTDISTGRFPNGTGEFILMIPTFGVENVDILTNGDEPDISSHLSMEVFPNPFGNSLSITFDIDQNAQISLVMMNLFGQSKMIINNLSLPSGTHKYQIETTTLPPGLWIVRLAANGRINDDIMVKAIRYQTP; translated from the coding sequence ATGAAGAAATTACAATTGATTGTCCTCTTTTTTTGGTTTATTGCAACCAATGGTTTCAGCCAGGAATTTTATAACATCAATGTGATCAATACCATCGAAATCGAGTTTGAAGAAGAAAACTGGAACCAGATTTTGCACCAGCTTGTTGCCAATGGTCTTGAAGAACGATTGGTGGGATTGGCAATCATCAATGGCGTAAGTTACGACAGTGTGGGGGTGCGTTACAAAGGCAACAGCTCTTACAGTCCTAACAGGGTTAAAAATCCCCTCAACATCAAACTGGATTACATCATTGATGACCAAAAACTTGATGGTTATGGCACCCTGAAACTGTCCAACGGATTCAAAGATCCCAGTCTGGTGCGCGAAACACTGGGCTATGAAATTGTCCGAAAGTACCTGCCTGCCAGCCTTTCCAATTATGCCAATGTGTACATCAACGGTTTACATTTAGGGCTTTATACCAGCAACCAGGATGTGGATAACTTCTTCATGCATACGCACCTTGGTGTGAGCGACAAAGCACGGATAAAAGGCGAGATGTCTGGGCCTAACCAGGGTGTATGGAAATACCTTGGTGCTGATTCGGCAATTTATGCTACTCAGTATCAACTCGAATCGGATTATGGCTGGTTAAAGCTGGTGAATTTCATTGACACGCTGAATAACCATAACGAGCATGTGGAAAATTTGCTGAACGTGGATCGTTTGCTGTGGATGCTGGCTTACGATATTTTGTTGGTTAATCTTGACGCGCCTGTTAACATGCCCCAGAACTATTATCTTTTTGAAGATTTGGCCGGCAGATTCAATATCATTCCCTGGGATTTGAACGAAACCTTTGGCGTATTTGCCAGTGTTGCCGGTGGCCAGCCCCTTAATCTTTACCAGCTGCAGACGCTTGACCCTTTTTTCAATATCAACAACATCAATTACCCAATCATCAACAAAATCCTGAATAATCAGCGGTACAAAAGAAGTTACATTGCCCACATGAAGACGATTCTTGAAGAGCTGTTTGCAAGCGGCTGGTATCTCCAACGGGCATTGGAAATTCAGGCCATCATTGATCAGGCGGTTCAAAACGATCCAAACAAATTATACACCTACGAACAATTTCTGAACAACATTCACAATACTGTGGGAGGAGGTCCGCCGCCCAACCAGATGCCTGTTCCGGGGATTACCCAGGTTATGGAAACACGTATTCAATTCCTGAACAACCATCAATGGTTTCAGGCCATCGCTCCTGAGATCACAAATATTGAATATTCACCCGAACTTATCAATGCCGGCGATGAAATTTGGATAAAGGCACAGGTAGAAAGTGCTACCCTTGTGGAACTGGCTTACCGATCTGAAAATAGCCCGGTTTTTCAAAGGGCGCCAATGTTTGATGATGGCAACCACAATGACGGGCTTGCAGGCGACGGTATTTTCGGAGTTTCGGTAATTGCTGGATATACTGAAATTATCTATTTTATTTTCGCCGAAAACAGCGTGGCAGCCTCTTTTTCTCCAGAACGCGCAGAATATGAATTCTATAAAATCCCTGTTTTAAGTGGCTTGGTGATTAATGAGTTTATGGCCGATAATGTTTCAATTGTAACTGACCAGGATGGAGATTATGATGACTGGATTGAGCTATTTAACAACGGCACAGAAACCCTTAACCTTGAGGGCTATTTTCTAAGCGACAAATTGGATCAACCAGACAAATGGGCATTTCCGGATACAACCATCTCACCCGGAGGATTCCTCATCGTTTGGGCCGACGAGGATTTAGAACAAGTCGGGCTTCATGCTGATTTTAAACTTTCAAAATCAGGAGAAAGCATACTCTTGTCAAATCCAGAACTCGAAGCGGTGGATGTGCTCACTTTTGGCCAGCAGCAAACCGATATCTCGACGGGAAGATTCCCGAACGGAACCGGAGAATTCATTTTAATGATCCCAACTTTTGGTGTAGAGAATGTTGATATTCTGACCAATGGTGATGAGCCGGATATTAGCAGTCATCTTTCAATGGAAGTCTTTCCAAACCCTTTCGGCAATAGCCTGAGTATTACATTTGATATTGATCAGAATGCCCAAATAAGTTTGGTAATGATGAATCTCTTCGGGCAGTCAAAAATGATCATTAATAACCTCAGCCTGCCTTCCGGTACTCACAAGTACCAAATCGAAACCACGACTCTTCCTCCTGGTTTATGGATTGTCAGGTTGGCCGCCAATGGTCGCATAAATGATGATATTATGGTTAAAGCCATAAGATATCAAACACCGTGA